The Lolium rigidum isolate FL_2022 chromosome 2, APGP_CSIRO_Lrig_0.1, whole genome shotgun sequence genomic interval ACCCCTATGTGCGGCGGCCATTTATCGTCTACCGCATACACAAGTTTGTAAAGGCAATATAGCCGTATAGCACTATATGAGCCATGATGTCGGCATGGTGCAATACACACAAGACTAGTACAAAGATAGAGTTGGTCCGGCATGGTGATGTGATGATTAAAAAGGAATCCGCATTTTGATGTTACCGGAAGGCAGAGCATTCTTCTGGAGGAACCATGGATAAAACAGGCAGCTTCCTTTAAAGAAGAAACGAGGCAGCTAGCTAGCTTCTTGCTTCACACCAAAGATGAGATGACCAACCATGGAAACTTGCCGCTTCTGCCTCTCACGGTTCAAACAACTTCGAAAAGCTTTCTTGCGAATAGCTCAACTTCTTTACTACTAAGAGGCGCCacttctacggcaataccctaacAAACTAGAGCTAAACACGCCGAACTAAAAGCTTAGTAGtaatccctaaacctaacccGACCTAATCGACTCCTGCTACTTGCAACTTTCTGAATTTTTCTAGTACAACCACTAAATACTAGAGGACGGGGAGAAAAATCCAGGGTACGGTACAACAGACTAATCGACGATCGATGCGACCGAATCGAAAAAAATGTACACTAGCTAGCCGGCCGGCGTGGGGGCGGCTAGAACGAGGCGACGGTCGCCACGGCCACGGTGACGGCCACGGGGTCCTTCTTGCGGCGCATCTCCAGCACCTTGCGGTGGGAGTTGGAGTGCAGGTCGCCCACGAAGGTGGGGCTGCAGGCCGGCCGGTACTCCGGGAGGAGCCGGCCCGACTTGAAGCGCACGCCGCAGGCGTTGCACAGCGTCTTAGCGCCCTCGGGCCCAGCCCGCCACTGGGGCGTCTTCTGCACGCCGCAGTGGCTGCAGCGGCGGTCGCCCTGGGCGGGCGGGGACGCTGAGAGCAGCTGCGGCGGCAAGTGGTGCTTGGGCTTGCGCCCGCGCTTCTTCGGCTTGCCGTGCTTGGACTTCTTGGAGCGTGCCGGCTCGTCGAGGAGGTTGGAGCCGTAGAAGGCGGGGGAGTCCAtgaggaagaaggacgccgaggaggagctggaggaggtggtggacgaCGACGCCGAGTCGGATATAGACTGCGCGCCGGAGAGCGACCACACGGTGGTGGCGCGCGACCGCTTGCTGCGCTTCTTCGACCGCACCGGCACCAGCGCTTCCGTGGAGAGCGCGCATATGGTCGGCGTCCGCATGGGGTACGCGGCTGTCGAGATTGTAGCTTCGCGCTGTCGCCACGGCGCCGCGGGTAGCCGCGGCGCCGGCGGGAGCTCCGCCACCGAGTCGTCCATGATACGGGACACCCACTCCAGTTCCTCCGCGTCGTGGGCCTACGGAAAGGAAAACACACAGTAAATTAAAGAACTCGGCTAATGATACTGCGGGAAACCCTACTAAAAAGTGGTGCCGTCTGAATAAAAAAGGCCAAACGTCCTTACCGGCAGGTCCATCTCCGGCGGGAGAAGCGGCATGAGCTCGTAGGAGACCACCGACGAGCCATGGGAGTCGCTGCACttttgttcctcctcctcctgggccGCCGGCGCCGGTGCTTCGCAGAGCAAACCGCCTTCCTTTTCCACCTCGCAGAGCTCCTCGAGGTCAAGCAGGTCCTCCACCAAGAACCCGTCTCCAAGTAGCCCCGCTCCCCACGCCGCCGGTCCAGCTACCACGGCGGCCGCCACCTCCTCGGCCGCCTCGCACGGCCTGAGGCTGCTCCTCAGCGCGGACATGCTCCCTTCCCTCTCCACCTGAAACAGAACGCAGCTCGTTCATCAGTTCCCTCACAAACAACAACAGCCGTCgcacaccaaagaagacatggaaGCTCGCTTACCAGGGAGCCGTGGTGGTGCGcgaacgacgaggacgacgacatgACGAGCACGGCGGCGggtgcagaggaggaggagcgggtaggcgaggaggaggaggaaggggaggcgTGAGGAGCAGAGGAAAAGGCAGGGGCGGAAGAGATGAGTGTGTGGTGGGTCATTGAATGGCTGCCAAAGCCCGTGTGCGCAACAAATGCCACTCTTGTTGTTTTCTCTCTCTCGCTCGCTCGCGCCCATAGGCCCTAGTAGTGGTACCTTTCTCCCTTCCGCTTTGCTCTCCCTCAAATCACGTTACTCCACTCCATTTTTCTCTTTCAATAGTGGACATGCCAGTCAGTCAACAGTCACGTATTCTTACCCCATTCGTCCCATGCTTTTGGATGCTATTTCTCATATGAATATATGCTACAACAAATATTACTAGGATATTACTATATAGTGGAACATTATTCCTCACAGATGTATGGTGCCATTTCACCTTATCCATGTAAATATAAATATATGGGGTGGAAAGCCCTTTTGGGCTTTTGGCTCTCGAGTTTCAGTGCTCCCTCCgtattaaataaataaatttatACTTTTCTAAAATTATGAAACAAAATCCTAAAAGTCGCTAATCGATGTATCCCACTAACATGCAAAATCCCAAAACGAAAAGCATTATGcgcatcaaaaaaatgaaaaattctgAATTTATTTCACCTTACTCCATATTTCTCTTCCACCTTAGagaatctccactcgtctccccgaataGGCCCCCGGCTGGctatttttccatccggacggcgaaaaatggcccagccgcgcccccggttcctcgttttcccccggatttggccttcatccatccggcgagcccacgccaaccccggcctaccggggcgcgctcggggagtccggacgaagcaAAAGCGCGCGGAACGCCGAAAAATCTCGCCCGCGCTTTCGCCGGCTTCGCCGCGAGGTGGACCCGGCCGGTCAGTggcacacgcatcgtcttccgcgcgcagtaaaggctgccgccggtcagctcgccgcggacgcgtagcatccacgcgACATTAAATTGCCGGGTCCAGCCTCGCCTAAATAATCctcgctcgccgcgacgcgtagcACCACGacggaaccctagccgccactcTTCCCTCGATGATATCCATGGCGTTCAACGAGCAAGACGGCGAGGCCAACAACGGctttccccgccggtcgctccacgcgtgggagggacacctcctctaccaggcggggtaccccttcccgccggacacgaggcctcccggcggcgggtggcggctaagtgcgggcggcgtgccaatcccgccgccgccccagggacacgccctcgacgccgccatcgaggaggtccgCCTGACAATGTCGGAccaggagcgcgccgagccacgccaccaccacgacaactacacggcgtggaactcctatTTCCTGCGGCAGTGGGAGTAGGAGTTCGCCTCCGACgatggcccgccgcctccgcctctgcGCAACAACTCCGCGGGACGCAAGCGTTGGTGGAGCGTGCCGGGCTGGACGCTCGACGCCGtcatcgagcacatcgagggtggCAACGCGCCAGTTCTGACGATGCCCCCGCTGTCGAGGGCATtgttacgtctcaaacgtatctataatttcttatgttccatgcaacttttatgatgatactcacatgttttatacacattatatgtcattattatgcattttctggcactaacttattgacgagatgccgaagagccagttgttgtgttt includes:
- the LOC124687491 gene encoding GATA transcription factor 5-like — protein: MTHHTLISSAPAFSSAPHASPSSSSSPTRSSSSAPAAVLVMSSSSSFAHHHGSLVEREGSMSALRSSLRPCEAAEEVAAAVVAGPAAWGAGLLGDGFLVEDLLDLEELCEVEKEGGLLCEAPAPAAQEEEEQKCSDSHGSSVVSYELMPLLPPEMDLPAHDAEELEWVSRIMDDSVAELPPAPRLPAAPWRQREATISTAAYPMRTPTICALSTEALVPVRSKKRSKRSRATTVWSLSGAQSISDSASSSTTSSSSSSASFFLMDSPAFYGSNLLDEPARSKKSKHGKPKKRGRKPKHHLPPQLLSASPPAQGDRRCSHCGVQKTPQWRAGPEGAKTLCNACGVRFKSGRLLPEYRPACSPTFVGDLHSNSHRKVLEMRRKKDPVAVTVAVATVASF